CACTCGACAGGAAATCCGGCGCCGCCCTCGCCGCGCGCGCAAATTATCATCACGCCAGTGGCGATCATGAACGCGCGATTGCGGAATATTCCGACGCCTTGGCGCGTGAGCCCAATTATGTGCCCGCGCTGATCGGACGCGGTGCCTGCCATTACGCCAAAGCCGATTACGACAAGGCGCTCATCGATCTCGACGCGGCGGTGAAGAGGGACCCCAGCAACGCGACGGCGCTGCTCAGCCGCGCCAACGCCTGGCGCGGCAAGAAGGATTACGCGCGGGCGAAGGCTGATTACGAGGCGGCGGTGGCGCTGAAGCCCGATCTTTCGGCGGCGCGCAAGGGCGACGAGGACGTCTCGAAAATTCTGGCGCGACAGGCCACGACCAACGCCGCGACCCCCGAGGCTGCTGCGTCGCCACAGGTCCCGCAATAAGGATTATCCGGCGCGCCCTCAGGGCGCCCGCCGGCCTTTCCTATTTCGCCGCGTTCTGCGCGTCCTCGACAAAGACGCCCTTTTCCCAGACGCCCGCCTTGAGAACCTTGCCGTCCTTGTCGGTGAGAACGCCGCGTCCGTTTGGCTGATCGTCTCTGAATTCCCCGGCCCATCTATTCCGGTTCGGACTCGTGTAGACGCCCGGACCGTCTCTGCGGTCGAATTTGAAGCCGCCAACGTATTTCTGGCCGTCGGGATAAACCATCGCGCCCTGGCCGTGGCGCTTGTCATCCTTGAACCCGCCGACATAGGTCGACCAGTCGTCGTAGGTGTAGCTCCCGTCACAATCCGTCCAGGCGATCTTGCGGCTCGTGGGGCAGGGCGGCTGCTTGCTTTGCGCCGCCGCGAGCTGCGGCGCGGCGACGAGCATGGCGGCGGAGAGGATCAGCGAACGCAACATTTCTCGAGGGTCTCCGGTTCAATGGGAAAGCGGCGAGGCAATGCTAAAATCTATCCATAAGAAAGATAAATGAATTGGAAGGAGGAAGCGTCTGTC
The DNA window shown above is from Methylocystis echinoides and carries:
- a CDS encoding MORN repeat-containing protein, with amino-acid sequence MLRSLILSAAMLVAAPQLAAAQSKQPPCPTSRKIAWTDCDGSYTYDDWSTYVGGFKDDKRHGQGAMVYPDGQKYVGGFKFDRRDGPGVYTSPNRNRWAGEFRDDQPNGRGVLTDKDGKVLKAGVWEKGVFVEDAQNAAK